From Ignavibacteriota bacterium, the proteins below share one genomic window:
- a CDS encoding T9SS type A sorting domain-containing protein gives MRPLVICAAILLLMSSGAFGQSYDMKIHLKSGQTITVPIDSVARMSFAQITGFQAAGTSSYAPTAFRLLQNYPNPFNPSTTIVYETTGSSDVRVRIFDTRGALIRDLLHEGQSSGLHHVVWDGMDNSRAHVASGVYISVVQCGGHVLSRTMILMK, from the coding sequence ATGAGACCCCTGGTGATTTGCGCCGCCATCCTGTTGCTGATGAGCTCGGGCGCCTTCGGACAAAGCTACGACATGAAGATCCACCTGAAGTCAGGACAGACCATCACGGTCCCGATCGACAGCGTCGCGCGCATGTCGTTCGCGCAGATCACAGGATTCCAGGCGGCGGGCACGTCGTCCTATGCGCCCACGGCGTTCCGGCTCCTGCAGAACTATCCGAATCCGTTCAACCCTTCCACGACCATCGTGTACGAGACCACCGGAAGTTCGGACGTCAGGGTCCGGATCTTCGATACAAGAGGCGCGCTCATCAGAGACCTGCTGCATGAGGGGCAGTCCTCCGGACTGCATCATGTCGTGTGGGATGGGATGGACAACTCCCGCGCACATGTTGCGAGCGGCGTGTACATCTCCGTCGTGCAATGCGGTGGGCACGTCCTGTCCCGCACAATGATCCTGATGAAGTGA
- a CDS encoding carbohydrate-binding domain-containing protein — translation MRTTTLLFIASLALTLGVQAQNLTIVRPGGQSSQYTLTEIDSITFGVRDANAGSGLNTILRVHTKSTINQFSVSAIDSIGYDDANTMTVYLHTGAKNTFAVADVDSMSFAPGSAHTVTVAYNGASVTVDNPLAALGVTVTVSGADVTVHAAAGLDDITYVLGGTSTDGMFKIYSENPFGLQLNGLTLTNADGPAINVQAHKIVTVVLGDGTTNTLTDGATYATAPNSEDQKAAVFSEGQLTFTGTGSLTIVGKGTSQHGLCSDDHIEVLDGHIVVQSAVKDGIHTNDGYVQSGGSVEVTATSDGVDAGDGPVNVTGGTLISHVANDGRDALKTTVHMQISGGEVLLTVGGKGSKGLKASVIGLTGGKVTIQSTGGVTLAALGSGYDPSYCTAVKADSLVVLEGSQVSITTTGSAGRGFSCDGGIQILSGSLAVTSSGGGGTYTNSLGVLDAYQGPCLNADGNIVLSGGTITLTHSGSAGKGISGDGRLTIGTGGSSPALQITTTGTNVLISAGDYAEAKAISMDSLITINSGTITISSADDAVKSKVWIEVNGGTITIPKSVEGFEAPNLFFKGGEINLTSSDDGLNATYGSDIEGNDGSQLTISGGYLALYAPTGDGIDGNGNMTISGGTVIVHGPPSQPEVAVDVNGTFLISGGVVAMSQINSNMIELPNAASGQRSVLLKTSPVISAGTLIHIEDASGNTVVTFKPARNYSSLLFSSPALAAGASYKIYTQGSCTGTLKDGIYTGGTYSGGTLKTTFTSTSVAQTVTF, via the coding sequence ATGAGAACGACCACGTTGCTGTTCATTGCTTCCCTGGCCCTCACCCTCGGCGTGCAGGCGCAGAACCTGACCATCGTCCGCCCGGGCGGACAGTCGTCACAGTACACCCTGACAGAGATCGACAGCATCACCTTTGGCGTGCGGGATGCCAATGCCGGATCCGGGTTGAATACGATCCTGCGCGTCCACACGAAGTCCACCATCAACCAGTTCTCTGTGAGCGCCATCGATAGTATCGGCTATGATGACGCGAACACGATGACCGTCTACCTCCACACCGGAGCAAAGAATACGTTCGCTGTGGCCGATGTGGATAGCATGTCCTTTGCCCCCGGTTCGGCGCATACCGTGACGGTGGCGTACAATGGTGCCTCGGTCACCGTGGACAACCCGTTAGCGGCGCTTGGTGTGACCGTCACGGTTTCCGGCGCGGATGTGACGGTGCATGCTGCTGCCGGGCTCGATGACATCACCTATGTGCTGGGCGGTACAAGCACGGACGGAATGTTCAAGATCTATTCGGAGAATCCCTTCGGCCTTCAGCTCAATGGACTCACGCTGACGAACGCGGACGGTCCCGCGATCAATGTGCAGGCACACAAGATCGTGACGGTCGTGCTCGGGGACGGGACCACGAATACTCTTACCGATGGCGCGACCTACGCCACAGCCCCGAACAGCGAAGACCAGAAAGCCGCCGTGTTCAGTGAAGGGCAGCTCACGTTCACGGGGACCGGGTCGCTGACCATCGTCGGGAAGGGGACGAGCCAGCACGGCCTGTGCAGCGATGACCATATCGAGGTGCTCGATGGCCACATCGTGGTCCAGAGTGCTGTGAAGGACGGGATCCATACGAACGACGGTTACGTGCAGAGCGGAGGGTCGGTGGAAGTGACCGCCACCAGCGATGGCGTCGATGCGGGCGACGGGCCCGTCAATGTCACCGGCGGGACGCTCATCTCGCATGTGGCCAACGATGGGAGAGATGCCCTGAAGACGACGGTGCATATGCAGATCAGCGGGGGGGAGGTTCTCCTCACGGTTGGCGGCAAAGGCTCGAAGGGCCTCAAGGCGTCGGTGATAGGTCTGACCGGTGGGAAGGTGACGATCCAGAGCACCGGTGGCGTTACTCTGGCGGCGCTGGGTTCCGGCTACGACCCATCGTACTGCACGGCGGTCAAGGCCGATAGTCTGGTGGTGCTGGAGGGGTCGCAGGTGAGCATCACCACGACGGGCAGTGCGGGACGGGGCTTCTCCTGTGACGGAGGCATCCAGATCCTGTCGGGCAGCCTCGCGGTGACGTCGAGTGGAGGAGGAGGGACGTACACGAACTCCCTGGGTGTGCTCGATGCCTATCAAGGCCCCTGTCTGAACGCGGATGGGAACATCGTGCTGAGCGGCGGGACCATCACGCTCACCCACTCGGGTTCTGCCGGGAAGGGGATCTCTGGCGATGGCCGGTTGACCATTGGTACGGGCGGATCCTCACCGGCACTGCAGATCACGACCACCGGTACGAATGTGTTGATCAGTGCCGGCGACTATGCTGAGGCCAAGGCGATCTCGATGGACAGTCTGATCACCATCAACAGCGGGACGATCACGATCTCCTCGGCGGATGATGCCGTGAAGTCCAAGGTGTGGATCGAAGTGAACGGCGGTACGATCACCATCCCGAAGTCGGTGGAGGGCTTCGAAGCGCCGAATCTCTTTTTCAAGGGTGGGGAGATCAACCTGACGTCCAGTGACGACGGTCTCAATGCCACGTACGGCAGCGATATCGAAGGGAACGACGGCAGCCAGTTGACGATCAGCGGCGGATACCTTGCACTGTACGCACCCACCGGTGATGGCATCGATGGGAACGGGAACATGACGATCAGCGGAGGTACCGTGATCGTGCATGGGCCTCCTTCGCAGCCCGAGGTCGCGGTGGATGTGAATGGCACGTTCCTCATCTCCGGAGGAGTCGTTGCCATGTCACAGATCAATTCCAACATGATCGAGCTGCCCAATGCGGCATCGGGGCAGCGGTCCGTACTTCTGAAGACCAGCCCGGTGATCAGCGCGGGGACTTTGATCCATATCGAAGATGCCAGCGGCAATACGGTCGTCACGTTCAAGCCGGCGCGGAATTACTCATCGTTGCTGTTCTCGTCCCCGGCGCTTGCAGCAGGGGCGAGCTACAAGATCTACACGCAGGGGTCTTGCACCGGAACCCTGAAGGACGGGATCTACACCGGCGGGACGTATTCCGGGGGGACATTGAAGACCACGTTCACATCGACGTCGGTTGCGCAGACGGTCACCTTCTAG